The following nucleotide sequence is from Metamycoplasma phocicerebrale.
CATCAAAAACCATTTTTTTAAACAATTTTAATTGTTCAGCTTCAAATTCTTTATCAAGAGTAATATAAATTTCAGAAAAATCAGTTAATAAAGATAATTGTTTAAATTGTTCTTTTTGTTTTTGAACTTGACTTAAAGCATATTCTCCGCAAGCTTTTCTTAATTCAGAAATTGAAAAATCTTTGGCACTCATTTTTCTTTCTAATAGCATTTTATGCTCAATAGGTAAACCATGAGTATCTCATCCTGCTACAAAAGGGCTGTAGAAACCTTGCATATTTTTAGAACGAACAATAATATCTTTTAAAATTTTATTTAAGGCATGACCAACATGAATGTTTCCGTTTGCATATGGAGGCCCATCATGTAATATAAATGATTTATTGTTTTTATTTTGTTCTAATACTCTTTTATATAAATTTATTTCTTCTCATCTTTTTCTATATAAAATTTCTTTTTCTGATAAATTGGCCTTCATTGAAAAATCAGTTTTAGGCATTAATAATGTATTTTTATAATCTTTGTTTTTTTCTTCCATAAATATCACCTTATATCTTATTTTTAAAAAATAATATATAAATTTTACAACATTTAGTTTAAAAAAAATGTCTTTGCTTATAATAATTATTTAGTTTAGAAAAAATTCTTTTAATTTTTAGATAAAAATTTAATTATTGCTTTTTTAAATTTTGTTTTTTTTAAAATAAAAAAAGTTTTTTATTAATGTAAAATTAATAACATGTATAATCACAAATTAATTGAAAAAAAATGACAAGATTTTTGAGAAAAAAACGAATCTTTTAAAACAACTGAAAAACATAATAAAAAATCTTATATCTTAGATATGTTTCCATATCCTTCTGGAGCCGGGCTTCATGTCGGACATTTAGAAGGATATACTGCAACGGATATAATTTCAAGATATAAAAGATTAAATGGTTATGATGTATTGCATCCAATAGGTTGGGATGCTTTTGGTTTACCTGCTGAACAGTATGCTTTAAAAACAGGAAATCATCCAGCTTCTTTTACATTAAAAAATATAGATAACTTTAGAAGACAACTAAAATTAATAGGTTTCTCTTATGACTATAAAAAAGAAATAAATACAACTGATCCTAAATTTTATGTTTGAACTCAATGAATCTTTAAAGAATTATATAAACAAGGTTTAGCATCAATCGAGGAAATTGATGTCAATTGATGCGAAGGTTTGGGTACAGTTTTAGCAAATGAAGAAATAATTGAAATCGATGGAATTAGAGTTTCGGAACGAGGGCATTTCCCAGTTATTAGGAAACCTATGAAACAATGGGTTTTAAAAATAACTGCTTATGCTGATAAGCTATTAGAAGGTTTAAATGAATTGGATTGACCCGAAAGTCTTAAATTATTACAAAGAAATTGAATTGGTAAATCAGAAGGTCATGTTGTCGAATGAAACATTTTAAATTCAGATAAAACATTAAAAACATTTACTACAAGATTAGATACGATTTTTGGAGTTTCAGCTTTAGTAATAAGTCCAGAACACCCATTATTATTAAAATTAACTTCTTTAGATAAAAAGAAAGAAGTTAAAGAATATATAGAAATAGCAAAAACTAAAAACGATTTAGAAAGATCACAATTAAATAAACAAAAAACAGGTTTGTTTATAGGAACTTATGCAATACACCCATTAACAAAAGAAAAAATTCAAATATGGGTTTCTGATTATGTATTAATGACTTATGGCACTGGGGCTGTCATGTCAGTTCCTGCTCATGATTCTAGAGATTATGACTTTGCTAAAAAATATAGTTTAAACATAAAACCTATTATCGAAACCAAAGAATTACCTTATTTAGAAGATGGAAAACATATCAATTCTGACATGGCTAATGGATTGAATATTGAAGAAGCTAAGGAATCAATTTATTTTGCTTTAAAAGATATTAAAAAAATTGAAAAGAAAACAAATTACAAACTTAGAGATTGGGTTTTTTCACGTCAAAGATATTGAGGAGAGCCATTTCCAGTTTTATTTGATGAGGAAGATAATATTTATTTAGTAAAAGAATTGGTTAAATTACCAGAAATAAATAATATAAAACCATCAGGTACAACTAATGGGCCATTAGCAAATGTTAAAGAATGAATGAATGTCGAATATAAAAATAAAAAATATAAACATGATACAAATGTTATGCCACAATGAGCCGGTTCAAGTTGATATTTTTTAGCTTATATATTAAAAAATGAAGATGGAAGTTATACTCCTTTAAATAGTGAAGAAGCTAAAAAAAGATTTGAAAACTGAATGCCTGTAGATTTATATATTGGTGGTCAAGAGCATGCAGTATTACATTTATTATATGCAAGATTTTGACATAGATTTTTATATGATCTGGGTATAGTCAATACTAAGGAACCTTTTGCTAAATTAATAAATCAAGGTTTAATTTTAGGTCCTGATGGTCAAAAAATGTCAAAATCTCTTGGAAATGTAATAAACCCAGATGGATTGGTTGAATCACATGGAGCAGATGCTTTAAGATTATATGAAATGTTCATGGGGCCTTTAACAGATTCTAAATCTTGAAATACAGACTCTTTAAATGGTATGAGAAAATGGTTAGATAAGATTTATAATTTAATATTAAATTTAAAGGATAATATAGATATAGCGGAAAAAAACCCAAAATTAGATAGTAAAATTAATCAATTAATATTAGATATAAATGAAAATATTGAAAAATATAAATTTAATATAGCTATTAGTAAATTTATGGTTTTTGCTAATTATTTGTCAACATTAAATAAAATTAATTCTTTGAATATTATTAAAATTTTTGCTATTTTATTATCTCCTTTTGCCCCTCATATATCTGAAGAATTCTTAGAATTAATTGATGAAAAATCAATGCAATACCAAAATTGGCCATATGCCGACAAAGATAAAATAATTTCTGAAAATGTTCAAATTGGAATTCAAATTAATGGTAAGGTTAGAGGTCAAATTGAAATATTGCCTGAGTGAAATGAAGATGAAATAATAGAAATAGCTAAAAATATTCCAACTATTAAAAAATGATTAGAAAACAAACAAATAGTTAAAGTCATATATATTGAAAACAAAATCTTAAATATTATTATTAAATAGGCTTAGCCTATTTTTTTTATAAAAAAAATAAAAAAATATGAAGTTAAATTTCTTCATATTTATTAATCGCTTAAAACGATATGGCTGCCCTTGTTAGATTCGAACTAACGAATGACGGTACCAAAAACCGCTGCCTTTCCACTTGGCTAAAGGGCAATATGGTGGAGGGGGAGGGATTCGAACCCCCGAACCGTTAGGAAGTGGGTTACAGCCACCCGCGTTTGGCCGCTTCGCTACCCCTCCATATTGATTAGCATAGATTATTATAATATAGAAAAAAATTTTTTTTACAAAAAAACTAAATACTTATTTTCAAGACTATTTTTAGTTGTTTTGTTTGTATTTTAATTTTTTAAAAAACCTTGATAATTTATAAAAATAACCAAAAAGCTATAAATATCTTTAATATTTAAAATACACATTAAAATACAACAAAAAAACAAAATGCAAACAAAATAAAAATAATTAAATTTTTAATCCTTTTATCTTCTAACATAGTTGTAAGCTTAATTTGTTTAATCGCCACCTTGTTAATTTTTATTCAAAAAGCACAAAAATAAAAAATAGACTTAAATTTTAATTATATTTATTTAAATAGAAACATAATTTTTATTATAATTATTGTAGTTTTTATAAAAAACAATATTAAAATAGGAGAAAAATTATGTCAAATAAAAGTAGATTAGTCTTGTATAGTGAACCCCTAAAGTTGGACCAAACAACGGAATAACTTTAGGGGTTTTTATTATGAAATTAAAAAATGAAGAAAAAATAAAAATAATCAAACTTTCAAATGAAGGTTATAGCATTAAAGATTTATGTGAAATGTATAATGTAAGCAAAACTACAATAGCGACTATTAGATCTCTATATAAAATACATAAATATGATTTCTTAAGCAAAAACAAAAAAAAATAACTATTCTTTTAATTTTAAAATTTGAATTATTAAATTAGTTAAAACTGGTCGCTCTATTCACGATATTGCTGTGAAATTTAACATAAATTCTGGTGTTATTTATAGTTGAATAAAAAAATATTTAAATTTAGATTATAATGGTCTTAAAAGAAAAATAGGAAGGCCATGTAAAATGAATTTAAATAAAAAACTTAAAGAAAAAGAAACAACAACAGATAAAGATAAAAAAATAAAAGAACTAGAAGAACGTAATGCTCAGCTTGAAATGGAAAATGATTTGCTAAAAAAATTGAGAGCCTTGGTTCAACAAAGGAAAGAGCAACAAAAAAAGAAAAAGTAATTGTTGTATATGAATCAAGGCTAAAATATCCTTTAAATAAAATGCTATTATTTTTTCAAATTGCTAAATCTACATATTTTTATATTTTAAAAAATATAAATGAAGAGGATTCTAACAAGAAAGAAAAAAAATTAATTCTTGACATTTTTAATAAAAATAAAGCAAGGTATGGATATAGAAGAATAACTTTAGAACTAAAAAATAGAGGCTTTATTATCAATCATAAAAAAGTAAAACGATTAATGAGTGAGCTAAATATATACGGTAAGCAACCTAAAGCTAAATATAAATCATATAAAGGCGAAATTGGCAAAATATGCAAAAATCTTTTATTAAAAAAAGTTGTTGACAAGAATAAAAATATTACTTATTTTAATAGAGATTTTCAAACTAGCAACATAAACCAAATTTGGAGTACAGATGTTTCAGAATTTCATATTGCTTCTGGAAAAGTATATTTATCACCAATTATAGATGCAAATAGTCGCGAAATTATATCTTACACAATATCAAGAAGTCCAAATTTTAAACAAACTATTGATATGTTAAAAATTGCCTTTAAAAAACACAAAAATTTAAATGGTTTAATTTTGCACTCTGATCAGGGTTGACAATATCAAATGAAAGAATATAGAGATATTCTAAAAGAAAAAAACATTCTGCAAAGCATGTCTCGAAAAGGAAATTGTTATGACAATTGTATAATTGAAATTTTTTTCGGAACAATGAAGAATGAAATGTTTTACGGTCATGAATATGAATTTAAGTCATTAGATGAATTAGAAAACGCAATGCACAAATATATAAAGTATTATAATGAAAATAGAATAATAACAAAATTAAGAGGAATGACACCTAAACAATATAGATGCCATTCGCTTAATAATTTAAAATAATTTTTTTAGTCCAACTTTTGGGGTTCACCCTATTTTGATATAGTGCTTGTTTTTTATTTACTTTAACATTTAGAAAAAAATTAATTAATTGATTTAAATTTTAAATTTAAGGAATTATTGTTTTCGTCAAATCAAGTTTCCAAAGCTTTAATAGAACTTTGTAAAGTGTGTTTTTTAAGAGCTAAAATCTTGTGGCCTTTTGGATTTGAACCATATTCTGTTTTATTTAAAAAGTATTTTTTAATTCAAATATATTTTGGAATTTTATTATCAAAAAAGAAATCATTGTCTTCGGTATTAAAACCCATTAAGTAAGCTAAGGGATTATAAAATTCATTTAAAAGCTTAACAATTTTATTATATTGGTTTGCCGGATCATAAAAATGCTCTAGTATAGGAACAGGAAAAGCATAAAGTTTATTTTCCAATTCTAAAGCTATATTAACATCAATTATTAACATTTTATCTATTAAAATGATTTGTATTAATTCTTTTAAATTTTCTTTTTGGTCTTTTGGCATTAAATCTAATTGTTCTTTTAAGGTTTTAGATTCATCATTAACATTTTCTAAAAGATAAACAAAGAATTTATTAATTTTTTTAGTTGCTAACTTAATTGCAGCTGTTTGACTTTTTGAATGCAAATAAGCCTCAAAAGTTAGTCATAAAGGCACAATAGAAATATTTTGTTTTCTAATTTCTTCAATAGCATCTTTTGAAAAATAAGCGATATATGGGTCTTTATCTCTAAGTCTTGATTCGGTAAAAAATTGATAATTACTCTCTCATTGATCTGAAACATGTAATAATTCTGGATTTTTTTCAAAAAGTTCAGCTTTTCATTTTTGTATAGCTTGAAATTTTAATTGAGCTCATTCTTCAGGTAAAGCATCATTTGCTGTCATACTTTGATAGAAATCGTCTATGGCTTTTTGAGCTTCCTTATAACGTTCAATTTTTCTTTGTTTAGATTCATATTCACTAGTTTCGTTTCCCAAAGAGTCTAAAACTTTAAGTTTGTTGATATTTATAAAATAATGTCAAAATTGATGAGGTCCAGGTCAATCATTATTTGAAGCCAAGGGTTTAGGGCATTCATATAGCAATTTGGTATCAAATCTTTTAGATTCATCTGGTTTTGGGACATTTGGTAGTTTAATTTCAGGTTTTTTGGGTTGAGGTTTATATGGTTTGGCATATAGTCAATCACAACTTGCAGATATTAACGGTAAGGTTGGTATAGTTGCGACTAAAGGAGATAACATTAAAAATAATTTTTGTTTTTTCATAAATCCTACTTATTTTCATTTTAGCACAAATACTTAATTTTTGAATTTATTAGATTAAAAATTAAAATTCTTTAGTGTCATCGTTAGTGTTTAAAACTTCATTGTTTTTGTCTATTTGTTCTTCTAAAGTGTTATTAGATAAAAATTCATCAAATTTTTCTTTCAAACCTTTTTCGCCTAATAAATCAATTTCAAAAATATCATAATTAGATAACGATTCTTTTTGAATTGTTTTAAAAGTAAAAAATTCATCTCTTACTTTTGCAGCTCTAGCAGTCCTAATGAAAGAATATTTTTTATCAAGAACAATTTTATAAAAACTTTTTATGTCTTTAATACCTTCAACAGAAATTTGTCAAGTAGCCATTTTTGAAATTGGACTAACTCTAACTAATTTAATAGCTTTTTCTTCAAAATCTTTTCAATTTTTATAATTAGTTTTAATCATAATAATTAACTTTATTTATTGTTGTAATATCTTTCTGAAGTTAAATTTTTAAAAATATTAAAATTTGATTTGATTTTGCTTATTTTCATTTTTTTTCCTTTCTTTTTTCTTTTGTATTATTTTCTTTTTTTAAACTTACTAAATATTTAAACTTACTCTATAAATATCAAATATTTGTTAATGTACTAATAAATTCTAAATAAACTAAAGTATATGTATATATTTAACTCTTGTAATTAATAACTAAGTAATTAATAACTTATGTAATTAATAACTAATAAGGTAGTAAGTGCAATAAGTTTCACCTGTCAAGTGCAAAAGTCTGCATAGTCAAGTGCAAAAGTCTGCATAGTCAAGTGCAAATGTTTGCTTTGGTAGGCAAAATTACTAAATTTGTAAGCCTGGCCTTTTTGCAAAACCCGCTAAAATATAAAATTTCAAAACAGATCTTTAGTAAAATGAAAAATTAATACCCTCGTTTTTTTGTTTCTTCATTTTCATAATCCTTTAGTAAATTTTCGAAAGTCTTATTAATTTCTAATTCATTAATTCTTTCTTTAATTTCTGAATTTTCAATATGTTCTTCTCAAACAAAATCATGTTTATTAAAATAAATTTTATTTTTATAACCAACGCCTTCACTAGAAGTGACAATAATTTTTAGATTTTTTAAATCAGTTAAATATTGCTTAGAGGTTCTAATACTAACATTTAATGTTTTTGCAAGCTCTTCAGCTGGATAAATTATAAAAATCCCATTTTCATCATTAAAAGTTCAAGAATTTTGTGATTTATTAAATCTTTTTCATAAAGCTATGTAGGCTCCAAAAAGTTTTGTGTTCTTTGTAGCAACTAAAACTAAATAAATAATATCTGAAATTACTGTATAACTTGATTTACTTTTATCTCCAGGATTAATGCAATTTTTAAATTCCTGGTATTTCATTTTTTTCCTTAAATATTTTTTCTAAATGTAAAGAAATAAAAAACAAGCTGTTTTCTAGCTTGTTAAATATTCTAAACCCCTAAATTTTGAACACTACCTATTTTTTTGTTAATTTTTTATTTATAAAATCTTCATAATTATTTTCATTAATTTGATTATCTTTAATTTCAAATACATTGATATCAAGCTTATAGTTATATCAGTATGATGCTTTTAATGCTTCACTAGGTTTTAAAAATAAATTTAAAACAGATAAATTTTGAACAATACTAATTTTATTATTTTCTATACCTATTGAACTTTTCGAGATATTGTCATTTATATTTTTATAATTAAAATAAATTGAAGGTTGAAAAACAAAAATATAATTTTTATTTTTATCTAATTTATTGTTTAATTCTTTTAAAAAGTTTTCATATTGTATGTCATTATTGTTGTCTATTAAAAAATTTAAAAACTTATATTTTTCTAAAAGATTTTTATTAGCATCTTTTTCATTTAATTTTTTTGTTAAAATATTTTGTCCATTTTTTGAAAATATAAATCAATAAGGTTCATTTATTTGGTTTATAACATTTTTAGATATTGCTCTATGATCATAATAAT
It contains:
- the leuS gene encoding leucine--tRNA ligase — encoded protein: MYNHKLIEKKWQDFWEKNESFKTTEKHNKKSYILDMFPYPSGAGLHVGHLEGYTATDIISRYKRLNGYDVLHPIGWDAFGLPAEQYALKTGNHPASFTLKNIDNFRRQLKLIGFSYDYKKEINTTDPKFYVWTQWIFKELYKQGLASIEEIDVNWCEGLGTVLANEEIIEIDGIRVSERGHFPVIRKPMKQWVLKITAYADKLLEGLNELDWPESLKLLQRNWIGKSEGHVVEWNILNSDKTLKTFTTRLDTIFGVSALVISPEHPLLLKLTSLDKKKEVKEYIEIAKTKNDLERSQLNKQKTGLFIGTYAIHPLTKEKIQIWVSDYVLMTYGTGAVMSVPAHDSRDYDFAKKYSLNIKPIIETKELPYLEDGKHINSDMANGLNIEEAKESIYFALKDIKKIEKKTNYKLRDWVFSRQRYWGEPFPVLFDEEDNIYLVKELVKLPEINNIKPSGTTNGPLANVKEWMNVEYKNKKYKHDTNVMPQWAGSSWYFLAYILKNEDGSYTPLNSEEAKKRFENWMPVDLYIGGQEHAVLHLLYARFWHRFLYDLGIVNTKEPFAKLINQGLILGPDGQKMSKSLGNVINPDGLVESHGADALRLYEMFMGPLTDSKSWNTDSLNGMRKWLDKIYNLILNLKDNIDIAEKNPKLDSKINQLILDINENIEKYKFNIAISKFMVFANYLSTLNKINSLNIIKIFAILLSPFAPHISEEFLELIDEKSMQYQNWPYADKDKIISENVQIGIQINGKVRGQIEILPEWNEDEIIEIAKNIPTIKKWLENKQIVKVIYIENKILNIIIK
- a CDS encoding IS3 family transposase, which produces MVVYESRLKYPLNKMLLFFQIAKSTYFYILKNINEEDSNKKEKKLILDIFNKNKARYGYRRITLELKNRGFIINHKKVKRLMSELNIYGKQPKAKYKSYKGEIGKICKNLLLKKVVDKNKNITYFNRDFQTSNINQIWSTDVSEFHIASGKVYLSPIIDANSREIISYTISRSPNFKQTIDMLKIAFKKHKNLNGLILHSDQGWQYQMKEYRDILKEKNILQSMSRKGNCYDNCIIEIFFGTMKNEMFYGHEYEFKSLDELENAMHKYIKYYNENRIITKLRGMTPKQYRCHSLNNLK
- a CDS encoding variable surface lipoprotein codes for the protein MKKQKLFLMLSPLVATIPTLPLISASCDWLYAKPYKPQPKKPEIKLPNVPKPDESKRFDTKLLYECPKPLASNNDWPGPHQFWHYFININKLKVLDSLGNETSEYESKQRKIERYKEAQKAIDDFYQSMTANDALPEEWAQLKFQAIQKWKAELFEKNPELLHVSDQWESNYQFFTESRLRDKDPYIAYFSKDAIEEIRKQNISIVPLWLTFEAYLHSKSQTAAIKLATKKINKFFVYLLENVNDESKTLKEQLDLMPKDQKENLKELIQIILIDKMLIIDVNIALELENKLYAFPVPILEHFYDPANQYNKIVKLLNEFYNPLAYLMGFNTEDNDFFFDNKIPKYIWIKKYFLNKTEYGSNPKGHKILALKKHTLQSSIKALETWFDENNNSLNLKFKSIN
- a CDS encoding HTH domain-containing protein — translated: MKYQEFKNCINPGDKSKSSYTVISDIIYLVLVATKNTKLFGAYIALWKRFNKSQNSWTFNDENGIFIIYPAEELAKTLNVSIRTSKQYLTDLKNLKIIVTSSEGVGYKNKIYFNKHDFVWEEHIENSEIKERINELEINKTFENLLKDYENEETKKRGY
- a CDS encoding helix-turn-helix domain-containing protein, whose translation is MKLKNEEKIKIIKLSNEGYSIKDLCEMYNVSKTTIATIRSLYKIHKYDFLSKNKKK